A region of Desulfolithobacter dissulfuricans DNA encodes the following proteins:
- a CDS encoding MarC family protein, with protein MSVMTEYAMYAKTFIGILSIVNPLGAIPVFLSLSVDRSPDECRKIARISAVAVAVILLAAAWTGDTMLAFFGISLPAFRTGGGLLILLMAIAMMHARQSHAKQSPEEADANLEKDDIAVVPLAIPLMAGPGAISLVIVEAHHAAATGLMERLLLSGCIVLVACAAWLSLRLAEPIGKRLGTTGLNIGIRIMGLLLCAIGVQMIAEGLKQLFPALG; from the coding sequence ATGAGCGTTATGACCGAATACGCCATGTATGCCAAGACATTCATCGGCATCCTGTCCATTGTCAATCCCCTGGGGGCCATCCCGGTCTTCCTTTCCCTGAGCGTGGACAGGTCCCCGGACGAGTGCAGGAAGATCGCCAGGATCAGCGCCGTGGCCGTGGCCGTCATTCTTCTGGCCGCAGCCTGGACCGGCGACACCATGCTGGCCTTTTTCGGCATCAGCCTGCCGGCCTTCCGCACTGGCGGCGGCCTGCTGATCCTGCTCATGGCCATTGCCATGATGCATGCCCGCCAGAGCCATGCCAAACAGAGCCCCGAGGAGGCCGATGCCAACCTGGAAAAGGACGATATCGCCGTGGTGCCGCTGGCCATCCCCCTCATGGCCGGACCGGGTGCCATCAGCCTGGTCATTGTCGAAGCCCATCACGCCGCGGCCACCGGCCTGATGGAACGGCTGCTGCTCAGCGGCTGTATCGTCCTGGTCGCCTGCGCGGCCTGGCTGAGCCTGCGGCTGGCCGAGCCCATCGGCAAGCGGCTGGGCACCACCGGCTTGAACATTGGCATCCGGATCATGGGGCTTCTGCTCTGCGCCATCGGGGTGCAGATGATCGCCGAGGGGTTGAAACAGCTCTTTCCCGCCCTGGGCTGA
- a CDS encoding type 1 glutamine amidotransferase: protein MDIHILQHVPFEGPGHILTWTEKNGHRVTYSRLFDDPALPDPNTVDRLVVMGGPMNIYEYDRYPWLRAEKAFLGEVIEGGGRVLGICLGAQLIADVLGARVHAGAHKEIGWFPISLTPEARETRVFGFLEPELTVFHWHGDTFAIPEGSIHLARSEACENQAFLYDDRVLGLQFHLESTPESVELITRHCRDELVPAAWIQSGREIKEVPRERFLAINTAMEGILDRLFS from the coding sequence ATGGACATCCACATCCTGCAACACGTCCCCTTCGAGGGACCGGGCCATATTCTCACCTGGACTGAAAAAAACGGCCACCGGGTCACCTACAGCCGTCTCTTTGACGATCCCGCCCTGCCTGACCCGAACACGGTCGATCGGCTGGTCGTCATGGGCGGGCCGATGAATATTTACGAATATGACCGCTATCCCTGGCTGCGGGCGGAAAAGGCGTTTCTTGGCGAAGTCATCGAAGGCGGAGGCAGGGTGCTCGGCATCTGCCTGGGCGCCCAGCTGATCGCCGACGTCCTCGGGGCCAGGGTCCATGCCGGCGCGCACAAAGAGATCGGCTGGTTCCCCATTTCCCTGACACCGGAGGCCCGGGAAACCAGGGTCTTTGGTTTTCTGGAACCGGAACTGACCGTCTTTCACTGGCATGGCGACACCTTTGCCATTCCCGAAGGGAGTATCCACCTGGCCCGTAGCGAGGCGTGCGAAAACCAGGCCTTTCTTTACGACGACCGGGTCCTGGGGCTGCAGTTTCATCTGGAATCCACCCCGGAGAGTGTCGAGCTGATAACCCGCCACTGCCGGGATGAACTCGTCCCGGCGGCCTGGATCCAGAGCGGACGCGAAATAAAAGAGGTTCCCCGGGAGCGCTTCCTGGCCATCAACACGGCCATGGAAGGTATCCTCGACCGACTTTTCAGCTAA
- a CDS encoding ketopantoate reductase family protein: MITGFEIQRPGLVRITATADDIHIGSVRPGHIPESAAHLAEAINHAGLPCIAVEDIHRDLFAKLLYNCALNPLGALLGVHYGALGDHGETRRVMDRIMDETFDVIETMGGSTPWPDAEAYRRVFYDHLLPLTRNHRPSMLQDLENGKRTEVDALVGYVAEQGQRLGVETPTCDTLAALIRFRESQVLADREVQGLSRAKQSGPSSAGDSFS, from the coding sequence GTGATCACCGGGTTCGAAATCCAGCGGCCCGGCCTGGTGCGGATCACCGCCACGGCGGACGATATCCACATAGGCTCGGTCCGGCCCGGCCATATCCCCGAGTCTGCCGCCCACCTGGCCGAGGCCATCAACCATGCCGGTCTTCCCTGCATCGCCGTGGAGGATATCCACCGCGACCTCTTTGCCAAGCTGCTCTACAACTGCGCCCTCAATCCCCTCGGCGCCCTGCTGGGGGTCCATTACGGGGCCCTGGGCGACCATGGTGAAACCCGGCGGGTCATGGATCGGATCATGGACGAGACCTTTGATGTCATCGAGACCATGGGCGGCTCCACCCCGTGGCCCGACGCCGAGGCCTACCGACGGGTCTTCTATGATCATCTCCTGCCCCTGACCCGCAACCATCGGCCCTCCATGCTCCAGGACCTGGAAAACGGCAAAAGGACCGAGGTGGACGCCCTGGTGGGTTATGTGGCCGAGCAGGGCCAGCGTCTCGGGGTGGAAACCCCCACCTGCGATACCCTGGCCGCCCTTATTCGTTTCCGGGAAAGCCAGGTCCTGGCTGACAGGGAGGTTCAGGGGCTGTCCCGAGCGAAGCAGTCAGGCCCGTCATCCGCTGGAGATTCATTTAGCTGA
- a CDS encoding ketopantoate reductase family protein, which yields MRFLIFGAGALGQALGCMLAADGHRVDLVLRARFIEAIGDAGLQVSGIFGEFSAPLDRVGLLSNLEGVDGAGYDYGLITTKAYDTETAVQALAGLHGFDGPVVSMQNGCGNVEKVAMVFGEERTLGPG from the coding sequence ATGCGATTTCTGATTTTTGGAGCCGGGGCCCTGGGGCAGGCCCTGGGATGTATGCTGGCCGCCGATGGCCACCGGGTCGACCTGGTGCTCCGGGCCCGGTTCATCGAGGCCATTGGTGATGCCGGCCTGCAGGTCAGCGGGATATTTGGCGAGTTCAGCGCTCCCCTGGACAGGGTGGGCCTGCTGTCGAACCTGGAAGGGGTTGACGGGGCAGGATACGACTATGGACTGATCACCACCAAGGCCTATGATACAGAGACCGCGGTCCAGGCCCTGGCCGGTCTTCACGGGTTTGATGGCCCGGTGGTATCCATGCAGAATGGTTGTGGCAACGTGGAAAAGGTGGCCATGGTTTTTGGCGAGGAGCGGACGCTCGGGCCCGGGTGA
- a CDS encoding dihydrofolate reductase — translation MEIILIAAMAANRVIGHNNTIPWDIPGEQTRFKEITMGHSLIMGRKTWESIGRPLPGRRNIVVTRNRDYRAPGAETVHSLDEALELCRSDRAARVFVIGGEQLYRLALPLAHTLILTVLDRSYPGDTSFPPFSEEEFQLKGSVEVAAVQPYTIQTWQRR, via the coding sequence ATGGAAATCATCCTCATCGCGGCCATGGCTGCCAACCGCGTGATCGGCCACAACAATACCATCCCCTGGGATATTCCCGGTGAACAGACCCGGTTTAAGGAAATCACCATGGGCCACTCCCTGATCATGGGCCGTAAGACCTGGGAATCCATCGGCCGGCCCCTGCCCGGCCGGCGCAACATCGTGGTTACCCGCAACCGGGACTACCGCGCCCCGGGCGCGGAAACCGTACACAGCCTGGACGAAGCCCTGGAGCTTTGCCGGAGCGACCGGGCGGCCCGGGTTTTCGTCATCGGCGGCGAACAGCTCTACCGCCTGGCTCTGCCCCTTGCCCATACCCTGATCCTGACGGTCCTGGACCGGTCCTACCCGGGAGACACCTCCTTTCCCCCCTTCAGTGAAGAAGAATTCCAGCTGAAGGGCTCGGTGGAGGTGGCCGCCGTCCAACCCTACACCATCCAGACCTGGCAGCGCCGGTAG
- the sbtA gene encoding SbtA family thio(seleno)oxazole RiPP natural product precursor yields the protein MKQNDLKKLLASLGVAGLISAGGMAPPAVQASGSGGSG from the coding sequence ATGAAACAAAATGATCTCAAGAAACTCCTGGCCAGCCTGGGTGTGGCCGGCCTGATCAGCGCAGGTGGCATGGCGCCGCCGGCCGTACAGGCATCGGGCAGCGGTGGCAGCGGCTGA
- the sbtM gene encoding thio(seleno)oxazole modification radical SAM maturase SbtM translates to MKKSSPENIYSACCRYLPPLPTVPDHDLVSWLADHPHLYTEHPFLPDLARLEQALHFLRHTPPPLPETVDRRQINPALELLSLNWRQLSRLLDDPAIRPEPGQEFVLAVRKPDTGEVTVRTATSHDLLALKLVSEDMDERQTAREGGVPLATIEAILYQAMEQGLILSPPSRIARPPDFPRGEVSDPSFFTASVFTLQWHITQTCDLHCRHCYDRSDRATMELAQGIKILDDLYDFAKAHHVHAQVTFTGGNPLLYPHFNELYREAAERGFLTAILGNPMPRHRLEEMLAVQKPEFYQVSLEGLQPHNDYIRGPGHFERVLAFLDLLRELDIYSMVMLTLTRANMDEVLELAELLRDRVDLFTFNRLAMVGEGASLASAPFERFEQFLNRYMEACRDNPCMGLKDNFFNLVRHKKKMEYTGGCAGYGCGAAFNFVSILPDGEVHACRKLPSPMGNIFENSLQEIYHSPQARKYRRGSSACADCAIRPVCGGCLAVTYGFGRDIFTELDPYCFR, encoded by the coding sequence GTGAAAAAATCCAGCCCGGAAAATATCTACTCCGCCTGCTGCCGGTATCTACCGCCCCTGCCGACCGTACCGGACCATGACCTGGTCTCCTGGCTGGCAGACCATCCACATCTGTATACCGAACATCCTTTTCTCCCGGACCTGGCGCGACTGGAACAAGCCCTTCACTTCCTGCGCCACACCCCTCCGCCCCTGCCGGAAACAGTGGACAGGCGGCAGATCAACCCGGCCCTGGAACTGCTGTCGCTGAACTGGCGCCAGCTGTCCCGGCTGCTGGACGATCCGGCGATCCGGCCCGAGCCGGGGCAGGAATTCGTTCTCGCGGTCCGAAAGCCGGACACCGGCGAGGTGACGGTCCGCACGGCCACCAGCCATGACCTCCTGGCCCTCAAGCTGGTCAGCGAGGACATGGATGAACGCCAGACCGCCCGGGAAGGCGGGGTCCCGCTGGCAACCATCGAGGCCATCCTGTATCAGGCCATGGAGCAGGGGCTGATCCTTTCGCCCCCCTCGCGCATAGCCAGGCCGCCGGACTTCCCCCGGGGCGAGGTCTCGGATCCATCGTTTTTCACCGCTTCTGTCTTCACCCTCCAGTGGCATATCACCCAGACCTGCGATCTCCACTGCCGCCACTGCTACGATCGCAGCGACCGGGCCACAATGGAACTGGCCCAGGGCATCAAAATCCTCGATGATCTCTATGATTTCGCCAAGGCCCACCATGTCCATGCCCAGGTCACCTTTACCGGTGGCAACCCTCTGCTTTATCCTCACTTCAACGAGCTCTACCGGGAAGCGGCCGAGCGCGGTTTTCTAACCGCCATCCTCGGCAATCCCATGCCCAGGCACCGACTGGAAGAGATGCTTGCTGTCCAGAAGCCGGAGTTCTACCAGGTGAGCCTGGAGGGGTTGCAGCCCCATAACGACTATATCCGCGGCCCGGGCCATTTCGAGCGGGTGCTGGCTTTTCTAGACCTGCTCCGGGAACTGGACATCTACTCCATGGTCATGCTGACCCTGACCCGGGCCAACATGGACGAGGTGCTGGAACTGGCCGAACTGCTGCGCGACAGGGTGGATCTCTTCACCTTCAACCGGCTGGCCATGGTCGGTGAGGGCGCTTCCCTGGCCTCGGCCCCGTTCGAACGGTTCGAACAGTTTTTAAACAGGTACATGGAGGCCTGCCGGGACAATCCCTGCATGGGGCTCAAGGACAACTTTTTCAATCTGGTACGCCACAAAAAAAAGATGGAGTATACCGGCGGCTGTGCCGGATACGGCTGCGGGGCGGCCTTCAACTTTGTCTCCATACTGCCCGACGGAGAAGTCCATGCCTGCCGCAAACTGCCCTCCCCCATGGGCAATATCTTCGAGAACTCCCTCCAGGAGATCTATCACAGCCCGCAGGCCCGCAAGTACCGCCGCGGCTCCTCGGCCTGCGCGGACTGCGCCATCCGCCCGGTCTGCGGCGGCTGTCTGGCCGTGACATACGGCTTTGGCCGTGATATCTTCACCGAGTTGGACCCCTACTGTTTCAGATAA
- a CDS encoding RNA methyltransferase PUA domain-containing protein — translation MRRFFIDPDQAGNDQVELSGPEARHLRTVLRMQPGDRIELFDGTGG, via the coding sequence ATGCGCCGATTCTTCATAGACCCTGACCAGGCCGGAAACGACCAGGTGGAGCTCAGCGGTCCGGAGGCCAGACACCTGCGCACCGTACTCCGCATGCAGCCCGGTGACCGAATCGAGCTCTTCGACGGTACCGGGGGGTAA
- a CDS encoding RsmE family RNA methyltransferase codes for MTAEISGFGPHTVVLRILERHRAAPPDRASLTVAQALLKGKKMDLLIQKCTELGVHTLQPLQTRFGENRTRLDRQHQRWQRIMLEACKQCGRTWPMRICEPRSLEQFDTDNFCEKLLLWEQESRNPLPATNWPASASICLLLGPEGGFHQAEVALARKRGFDTVSLGRLVLRAETATLAAVSIIQFHTGALLPA; via the coding sequence ATGACGGCCGAAATCTCCGGTTTCGGTCCACACACCGTGGTGCTGCGCATCCTTGAGCGCCACCGGGCCGCCCCTCCGGACCGGGCGTCGCTGACCGTGGCCCAGGCCCTGCTCAAGGGCAAGAAGATGGACCTGCTGATCCAGAAATGCACGGAACTTGGGGTGCACACCCTGCAACCGCTGCAGACGCGGTTTGGCGAAAACAGGACCCGCCTGGACCGCCAGCACCAGCGGTGGCAGCGGATCATGCTCGAGGCCTGCAAGCAGTGCGGCCGGACCTGGCCCATGCGGATCTGCGAACCCAGAAGCCTGGAACAGTTCGACACCGACAATTTCTGCGAAAAACTCCTGCTCTGGGAACAGGAAAGCCGCAACCCGCTGCCTGCGACCAATTGGCCGGCCTCGGCCTCCATCTGCCTCCTGCTCGGCCCCGAGGGAGGATTTCACCAGGCAGAAGTGGCCCTGGCCCGGAAACGCGGTTTTGACACCGTATCCCTTGGCCGCCTGGTCCTCCGGGCCGAAACCGCGACCCTGGCGGCGGTCTCCATCATCCAGTTCCACACCGGTGCCCTGCTGCCGGCCTGA
- the dtd gene encoding D-aminoacyl-tRNA deacylase: MRAVLQRVKQARVTVDGRETGAIGAGLLVLLGVHRDDTPKDVTWMADKVVNLRIFEDEQGRMNRSVIDIAGEILVVSQFTLLGDCRKGRRPSWSHAAPPEMADRLYRDFVRAIEARGIRTATGEFQAMMEVSLVNSGPVTMLLDSHKIF; the protein is encoded by the coding sequence ATGCGGGCAGTACTCCAGAGGGTGAAACAGGCACGGGTTACGGTGGACGGGCGGGAGACCGGCGCCATAGGCGCGGGGCTGCTGGTCCTGCTCGGTGTCCACCGGGACGACACACCAAAAGATGTTACCTGGATGGCCGACAAGGTGGTCAACCTGCGGATATTTGAAGACGAACAGGGGCGGATGAACCGGTCTGTTATTGATATAGCGGGTGAAATCCTGGTAGTATCCCAATTCACCCTGCTTGGCGACTGCCGCAAGGGGAGGCGGCCCTCCTGGTCGCACGCCGCTCCGCCCGAGATGGCCGACCGGCTCTACCGCGATTTTGTCAGGGCCATCGAGGCGCGCGGCATCCGGACGGCCACCGGCGAGTTCCAGGCCATGATGGAGGTCTCCCTGGTCAACTCCGGACCGGTGACCATGCTGCTGGACTCGCACAAAATTTTTTAG
- a CDS encoding insulinase family protein has protein sequence MTTFTPGTTYSSFRLKRSQYIEEIDSTVYLFRHEQLGTPALAIKNSDPNKTFCIAFQTVPTDSTGVAHILEHSVLMGSKKYPVKDVFGEIHKGGLMTFLNAMTGSDTTWYPFATRNMKEYFNIMDVYCDVTLNPLLERTTFEQEGWHYHKEAEDQPLQYQGVVFNEMKGAFSDPIRAIFHHMFGGLMPGSTYAHESGGDPRHIPDLTYEQFVAFHRKHYHPANAMLFFYGDAPLEEELAYVQNNFLADFATADAQGRGKVAIEPGREIDEPVFIEDTYGVQPGSDTKEKTFLAVGSAVGDMTQRKRNAAFQIIASILYNSDASPLKKAILKAGLCKDFGGLFLSNSCFKTFMMTYLIGSDPDKRDQFLALYQEVLQTMVDQGLDRELVLAELNRYEFSVREEGNKAQRGLDLISKAMPAMKYGTDPFEALQIDELLREIRRDALESDYFERLIRERLLENPATVAVTLKPDPEKMIRTMQEEQARLAAYEATLDKEGIQNLIRRTRELMELQHQPNDEEKLKLLPRLGLDDLERNIDFHRCTPRDLAQRPFLVNELPTNGIVYLDIGFDCRGLDREQLLALNLFGTIVTEIGTSRLDYMAFAKELGICTGGFHHSFHAHLHLEDPTSPRPTLWFHVKMLSSYLDRALTLLEEVFTDVSFADRSRIREIVQREFAWTEHSVQSEGYGLASTRVFARLGLAGQYNEHVSGAVNYLNLKDLASRYEEREEKFLETLETIRRHVFRRGSVMLAVTAGREDIARLEARMPLVSSLPENGDNTASQLALPDFPTFPARQAFCTSAEVVYNVMGCTLFPDPEKYDGQFEVLKTWLSRDYLWNTVRQMGGAYGCFIQFNHISGNFALVSYRDPQIRKTYQAYEAIEEQVRELNLPEPSLEQLIIGTYANFNPHQGPASKGATARNEYLSGITPAYKQQRISEILDTRCADLQKFAPLFKSLRTKGSLATIGNIEKIQENKDLFENIEKL, from the coding sequence ATGACCACATTTACTCCCGGCACCACCTACAGCTCCTTTCGGCTTAAGCGCAGCCAGTACATCGAAGAGATCGACTCCACGGTCTACCTGTTCAGGCATGAGCAGCTGGGCACCCCGGCACTTGCCATCAAGAACAGCGACCCGAACAAGACGTTCTGCATCGCCTTCCAGACCGTGCCCACCGATTCCACCGGGGTGGCCCATATCCTGGAGCACTCGGTGCTCATGGGGTCGAAGAAATATCCGGTCAAGGATGTGTTCGGAGAAATCCACAAGGGCGGGCTCATGACCTTTCTCAACGCCATGACCGGCTCCGACACCACCTGGTATCCCTTTGCGACCAGGAACATGAAAGAGTACTTCAACATCATGGATGTCTACTGTGATGTGACTCTCAACCCCCTGCTCGAGCGGACCACCTTTGAACAGGAAGGATGGCATTATCACAAGGAAGCGGAAGACCAGCCGCTGCAGTACCAGGGCGTGGTGTTCAACGAGATGAAGGGTGCCTTCTCCGACCCCATCCGAGCCATTTTCCACCACATGTTCGGCGGCCTGATGCCCGGCTCCACCTATGCCCACGAATCCGGTGGAGACCCGCGCCACATCCCGGATCTCACCTATGAACAGTTCGTGGCCTTTCACCGCAAACATTATCATCCCGCCAACGCCATGCTCTTCTTCTACGGCGACGCTCCTCTGGAAGAGGAACTGGCGTACGTCCAGAACAACTTCCTGGCCGATTTTGCCACCGCTGATGCACAGGGACGGGGCAAGGTGGCCATCGAACCCGGCCGGGAAATCGACGAGCCGGTGTTTATCGAGGACACCTACGGGGTGCAGCCCGGCAGCGACACGAAGGAAAAGACCTTTCTGGCCGTTGGCTCGGCTGTGGGCGACATGACCCAGCGCAAGCGCAATGCCGCCTTTCAGATCATCGCCTCCATTCTCTACAATTCCGATGCCTCACCCCTGAAGAAAGCCATCCTCAAAGCCGGTCTCTGCAAGGATTTCGGTGGGCTGTTCCTCTCCAACTCCTGTTTCAAGACCTTCATGATGACCTATCTCATCGGGTCGGATCCGGACAAGCGCGACCAGTTCCTGGCCCTGTACCAGGAGGTCCTGCAGACCATGGTGGACCAGGGGCTGGACCGGGAGCTGGTCCTCGCGGAACTCAACCGGTACGAATTTTCCGTCCGCGAAGAGGGCAACAAGGCCCAGCGCGGCCTGGACCTGATTTCCAAGGCCATGCCGGCCATGAAGTACGGAACCGATCCTTTCGAGGCCCTGCAGATCGACGAACTGCTGCGCGAAATCCGCCGGGACGCCCTGGAAAGTGATTATTTCGAGCGGCTGATCCGTGAACGGCTGCTGGAAAACCCGGCCACCGTGGCGGTGACCCTGAAACCGGACCCGGAGAAGATGATCCGGACCATGCAGGAAGAGCAGGCCCGGCTGGCGGCCTACGAGGCCACCCTGGACAAGGAGGGCATCCAAAATCTGATCCGGCGGACCCGGGAGCTGATGGAGCTCCAGCACCAGCCAAACGACGAGGAGAAGCTCAAACTCCTGCCCCGCCTTGGCCTTGACGACCTGGAACGGAACATCGATTTCCACCGCTGTACGCCCCGGGACCTGGCGCAGCGCCCCTTCCTGGTCAACGAGCTGCCCACCAACGGTATCGTCTACCTGGACATAGGCTTTGACTGCCGGGGACTGGACCGGGAGCAGCTCCTGGCCCTGAACCTGTTTGGCACCATTGTCACGGAGATCGGTACCTCGCGCCTGGACTACATGGCCTTTGCCAAGGAACTGGGTATCTGCACCGGCGGGTTCCACCACTCGTTCCATGCCCACCTCCATCTCGAGGACCCGACCAGCCCCCGCCCCACCCTCTGGTTCCACGTCAAGATGCTCTCCAGCTACCTGGACCGGGCGCTTACCCTGCTGGAGGAGGTGTTCACTGATGTCAGCTTCGCGGACCGGAGCCGGATCCGGGAGATCGTCCAGCGCGAATTCGCCTGGACCGAACATTCGGTGCAGAGCGAGGGCTACGGCCTGGCTTCCACCCGGGTTTTTGCCCGCCTCGGACTGGCCGGCCAGTACAACGAACATGTCAGCGGGGCGGTCAACTACCTGAATCTCAAGGACCTGGCCAGCCGGTACGAAGAGCGGGAAGAGAAGTTCCTGGAAACCCTGGAGACGATCCGGCGCCATGTCTTCCGGCGGGGCAGCGTCATGCTCGCAGTCACCGCCGGCCGGGAAGATATCGCCAGGCTGGAGGCCCGGATGCCCCTGGTCAGCAGCCTGCCGGAGAACGGGGACAATACCGCTTCCCAGCTCGCTCTGCCCGATTTCCCCACCTTCCCGGCCCGGCAGGCCTTCTGCACGTCGGCCGAGGTGGTGTACAATGTCATGGGCTGCACCCTGTTCCCGGACCCAGAGAAGTATGACGGCCAGTTCGAAGTTCTCAAGACCTGGCTCTCCAGAGATTATCTCTGGAATACGGTCCGACAGATGGGCGGGGCCTACGGCTGCTTCATCCAGTTCAACCACATAAGCGGCAACTTTGCCCTGGTCAGCTACCGCGACCCGCAGATAAGAAAAACCTACCAGGCCTACGAAGCCATAGAAGAGCAGGTCCGGGAGCTGAACCTGCCCGAGCCATCCCTGGAACAGCTGATCATCGGCACCTATGCCAACTTCAACCCCCACCAGGGACCGGCAAGCAAGGGAGCCACAGCCCGCAACGAATACCTCTCCGGCATCACCCCTGCCTACAAGCAGCAGCGGATCAGCGAAATCCTCGATACCCGCTGCGCCGATCTGCAAAAATTCGCGCCTCTCTTCAAGTCCCTGCGCACGAAAGGCAGCCTGGCAACCATCGGCAATATCGAAAAAATTCAGGAAAACAAAGACCTGTTCGAGAACATCGAAAAACTGTAG
- a CDS encoding transposase, whose translation MNRGRRGEEIFPGAADYRLFLKILQEVVEMHHLRVAAYCLMPNRYHLLVRTPEGNISRCMRHVNGVYTQRFNLPTYSSVSSAVIRIRKQLQRDVELRQKLESIEKKIMLEKGQWQT comes from the coding sequence ATGAACCGGGGACGGCGGGGGGAGGAAATCTTCCCCGGAGCGGCGGATTACCGTCTTTTTCTCAAAATTCTCCAGGAAGTCGTGGAAATGCATCATCTCCGGGTGGCTGCCTATTGTCTGATGCCAAACCGTTATCACCTGCTGGTCCGGACTCCGGAAGGGAACATTTCCCGCTGCATGCGTCATGTGAACGGGGTCTATACCCAGCGGTTCAACCTGCCAACTTACAGCAGTGTCTCCAGTGCGGTCATCCGGATCAGGAAACAGTTACAGCGGGATGTTGAGCTGAGGCAAAAGTTGGAGAGCATAGAGAAAAAGATAATGCTCGAAAAAGGTCAATGGCAGACTTGA